The nucleotide sequence TCTCTCCCTTTGCAACAGAAGAGCTCTTTAAATCAGTCATTGTTATTACTTCCCCACCTAACCTCTTCATGGCAGTTTCAAAGCTCAATCTTGTCCTTGTTGATGGCTCATAAAAAACAGTTGCTAATATTTTCCCTTCCAACAACTTTAAAGGCTTCTTTGTATTTAAAAGCTCCTCCATTTTCTTGGCTTCTTCTAAAATCTCTAAAATTTCCTGTTTCCCGATATCCCTCATTGAGATTAGATGCTTCATAACAATCCCTAATTAAAGATATATATGAGTTTGATAGAGTATTAATAAAAAAGATTTATAAAAATTTTGGAGGAAAAGTTTATGGAATTAATTCAAATAGTTGGGGTTATATTTGCATTGTTTGCTTTATCAAGGGTTTTGTTGCAACTAAAAAAGAGAAACATAAGTATTAACGAAGGATTATTTTGGATTTTTGTCTGGAGCTTAGTTATAATATTTTTAATATTCCCAGAATTCTTTGGATATGTTGCAGAATTTTTGGGTGTTGGGAGAGGAGTTGATGCACTTATCTATATATCAATTGTGATTCTATTTTACTTAATTTATAGGTTGTATGCTAAAATAGATAACTTAGAAAGGCAAATAACTTATATAGTTAGAGAAATTGCTATAAGGGATAGGCATGAACCAAAGAAAAGAGATTGAATTGTTAATGTATGATGTCCTACCATATATGGCAAATATGGAATCTATTAAGGAGTTGTTAGAAAGTGCTAATAGCTTAGAAGATATTGAACAAAAAGTTAAAGAGTTATTAGAAAAAGAAACTAACATAACTAAAAAAACTGATTTAAAAATATTGCTTGAAAAAATAGAAGAAAGAAAAAATAAGTAAAATTAAAAAATTTAGATTATTTCTTTTTTCTATAACCATGTTCAAAGTTTTTATCATAAAGCTTTGACTGAAACTTTTCAAAAAAGTTTCATCAAAAGGGATGCATCACCTCGCTTCGCTCGGTGATGCCTCTTATTTTCTCTGTTTCTTCCTATAACCATGTTCAAACTTTTTATCATAAAGTTTAGAGTATGCATAATGCTTTGGATTTAAAACTTCCCCAACAATTATTAAGGCGGTTTTTTTAATCCCCTCTTTTTTTACCTTTTCAGCTATATCTTTTAAAGTCCCTCTAACTATTTTCTCATCATCCCATGAAGCATGATATACAACAGCCACTGGGGTTTCTTCTTTATAACCTCCCTCAATTAGCTCTTTAACTACCTTATCAATCATTGAAACGCCTAAAAAAATAGCCATTGTTGATTGGTGCTTAGCTAAATCTCTTAACTTCTCTTTTTCAGGCATTGGAGTTCTTCCTTCAGGTCTTGTGATAATAACTGTCTGAGAAACCTCTGGAAGTGTTAACTCAACCTTTAATGAAGCAGTTGCTGCAAATAAAGAGCTAACTCCCGGAATTATTTCAACATCTATTCCATGCTTAGCCAATTCATCAATCTGCTCTTTTATAGCTCCATAAATAGATGGGTCTCCTGTATGCAATCTAACAACTTTTTTTCCTTGATTGACAGCTTTAACCATTACATTAACAATTTCCTCCAAATCCATATTTGCACTATTGTAAATTTCAGCGTTTTTTTTGTTATATTCTAAGAGTTTTTCATTAACTAATGAACCAGCATAAATAATAACATCTGCCTCTTCTATTGCCTTTTTTCCTTTGATTGTTATTAGCTCAGGGTCTCCAGGACCTGCTCCAACTATTGTAACCTTTTTTTCCATAATTTCACTCCCTGTTTTATCTTGCTCCTCCTCCACCGCCACCAAAGCCTCCTCCTATTCCAAATCCTCCACCAGAACTAATGGAAGAGCTTGCTACAGTAGAACTATAAGCATTATTTATAGATGAATACATTGAACCATAGGCGATATAAACTGCTGGAGCAATATCAGCTTCCGGAATATTTATATTTAATGATTTCATCGCTTCCACAACCTTTTCGCCAACTCCTAATGCTGTGCCGTATACAAGCCATTCTTTCCAAATTGAAATATCTTCTGGAGAATATTTTTTAATCATTGCAAGGTCAGATAAAAAGTTTTTAAACGCCTCCCATTCCAATTTTTCTTTATAATAATCATTTTTCCATCTTCCAAATAAAGATTTTGGAGTTAATATCAATATTATGTTCTGTATAACTAAGATGAATGAAAGATATGGGATATCTTTAAGCGTTGGATAATATTTAGAGTAGCTCATTGAGATGCCAAATAAAATTAGCACTAATATTATAGAAATTGCCAAAGATATCCACAATATATCTTTTCCTTTTGTTTCTAAGAATTTTTTTGTTAATGTTGAGGAGAATGGTGGATTTTTCATAACTCTATTAATCTCATTCCATAACCTTTTAATTTTATATTTATCAGCCCTATAAGAAACAATTCTTTCAAGGTCTTTTGGATTGAACTCATCATTTTTAGCATACCTAATTAAAAAGTCCATAACTGCTTTCTCATATAGGTCTAAATCATTTAAATTTTCATCGTTCTTTAAAATTTTTATTTTTACACTTCCATCATCTCTGATTATTTTTATATGGCCCCTATTATGCAAGTCCAATAAAGTAGCGTAAAATCCATTTTTATCAAAATTCCCAACTTCTCCATTAAATATAAGATTAACAACCCATGGTTTTCTATTTTTGTTTGGAACATAGCTTAAATATTCAGGAACTACGTAAAATTTTTCTTTTCCATATTTTAAATACACAATGTAGGCAATTAATGGAAACAACAAAATAATGGCTATTAAAGCATATTTTGTGAATTTTATAATGTTATTTATTAAAATGTATTTGTCGTATGCGGATAATGCTTTCTCTTCAACACCATTAATATAATTTAAAAATCCATTAACAGAATTTGGTTTTAAGAGCATTTCTATCTCAATCATTTCATCTTTTGGACTATTTCCTTCAATTGTATATCCAAAACTTGTTTTATAAACTTTAAATGTTGATGGATAAACAAATAAATTTAATATGCTGTTATTTTTGTCAATTATATTGATTTTAACATTTTTGTATGGTAAATGCTCATCTGCAAGTTTTAAATTTATATGAGAAACCTTTCCATCTGTTTCAATTGGTGGATAGATACAAAACCTATAGTTTGTTGTATAAACCCCAGTATTGTATCTGTAAGGATTATAAAACCCTACTTCGTTTATTACATTGTATTCGACTACAAGCTCTTTTATTTTCTTCTTTATCAAACTATTATTGCTAAATACTAAAACATTCCCTTTATAATCTACAACATATCCAACCATATTTTTAGACGAAGCAGAAAGATTTGAAACCTTTATATAAGGAATTTCCAAATTGTTATTATAAGTTAATGGAACTTTCCAATCTCTGTATAGCATTCTATATCTGCCATCTATCAAAATTTCATAAGTATATTTTTCTTCTAAGGTTAAATTTTTGTCAATATACAAATTTGCTTCATAATTCTTAACACCAATATCAGCATAACCTATTCCATTACTTGAATTAACCAAAAATATTCCTAAAACACCTACAACAAAAATAACACTGCAAAAAATAATCATTTTCTTTTCTTCTTTCATAAAAATCCCTCAAAATTATAGTGTTTTTCAAACTTATAAAATTTCCAAGGCCTTATATAAAAGCCTGCAGGGCTTTTATAAATTCCTTACTCCATAAAACACTTTGAAAAACACTATATAAAAAATTTAAAAGCTAATCTCAGGTCTTTCATATATTTCTTCTTCAAATTGTAGGTAATCCATCTTTCTAAATCCAAATAAATTTGCTACAATATTTGAAGGGAACAAATCAACTTTTGTGTTAAATTCTTGGATTATATTATTGTATGTGTATCTATGCCTTGCAATCTCATCCTCTATTTCTTTTATTGCATTCATCAACTCTTTAACTGTCTCAGATGTTTTTAATTCAGGATAATTTTCAACTACAACTAAAATATTTCCCAAAATATTCCTTGATTCCCTTTCTATACTTTGAATCTCTTCTGTTGTATTTGCCTTTAAAACACTACTTCTTAGCTCAGTTATTTTTGTTAATGTTTCTTTTTCAAAGCTTGCATAGCTTTTAACTGCCTCAACAAGCTGGTTAATCATGTCCAATCTCTTTTTTAAAGCTACTCTTATCTGCCCTAATGTTGCCTCAGCCCCATTTTTTAATGTTTGGAATCTGTTGTATATTGAGATAACATAAATTACAATACCTAAAACAACCAATGCAATGATTAAGCCAACAACAATTAACAATAATGACATAATTTCACCAAAAAAGATTTAAATTATTTAGATAATGAAATATTTGCTATCAACTTATATAAATGCTTTATTCTTCAAATTTGTAACCGCAAACTTTACAAAAGTTTTTCAAAATCTCACTTCCATATTCAGTATGAGCGACTTCAGGATGGAACTGAACTCCATAAATTGGCTTTGTTTTATGCTTCATCGCTTCAACTTTACATATATCTGAATGAGCTAAAATCTCAAAACCTTCTGGAACTTTTTTAACCTCATCCTTATGTGAAGCCCATGCATTAAACTCTTTTGGAACATTTTTGAATAAATCATTTTCTTTATCAACATAAACCTTTGTTAATGCATATTCCTCAGCTTCAGCCCTCCCAACTTCTCCACCATAAGCCAAAGCAATTAGTTGATGCCCTAAACAAATCCCTAATATTGGTAGTTTAGCATTTAAAGCAACATCTATACAGCTCTTTGCTTTTTCAATATCTGGTCCTCCACTTAGTATTATTCCTTTAACATCTTCATTACTTTCAATTTCTTCTAATGGTGTTGTATTTGGGACAATTTTTGAAGCTACACCAATATATTTTAAACTTCTGTGTATTCTATGAACATACTGCCCTCCATTGTCCAATATAATAATCATCTTATCCCTCACTCAATTATTATTTTAAAGCCTCTTTAATAGCATACCATTCAATAATAGAAGTTGGCTTTATTATTCCATTAATAACATCATAAAATAAAACCTCATTCTTAATTAAAAACTTAACATCTTCAAAAATTTCATCCTCAATATTATTTATATCTACCTCAATCTTCTCTTTGAACTTACTTAAAACTTTTAATAAATTTTCTTTTTTTTCTTTATTTGATTTTAATAGATAAATTAATGCATCTTTTTCAATATTTATCCACTGTTTTATTGTCTTTTCTATGGATAGTCCTAATTTTTTATTATTTATCAGTTGAGAAATCTCATAAGGTAGAGATAGATAATTTAAAGCATAATCAATTTCTTCTTCGCTAAATTCCTCTTCTTTTAAGATTTTTTTGATATCTTCCTTGTTTAGCCAATCAATTAGATAATATTCAGAAGTATTTTTTAAGGCAGAATTTCTATAAATCTCTTCGATAAATAAAGTATCTGATGTTAAACAAATTACATGGCATAAATGCCGAACTTTTGTTAAATGCACAAAGAGATTAAATAGCTCGTTTAATAACGATTTTCCCCCGTTAAAATAAATATTTTTTAACTTCTGTAACTCATCAATTATTAAAATCGGCTTTTTTCTATCTTTAATAACTTCTTTAATACTTTCTTTTATTTTATTAAAAACATCATTTAAAGATAAATTTTTAAAATCAAAATTTTCCTCTATTCCAAATTTGAATATTTTTAAGTCAATCTCTAATTTGTTTAATAAGTATTTTTTATCCCCTTTTTCAAAAAATATTTCCAAAAATTCCTCTTTTGTAGGTGTTGCATATTCCCTCAAATCATAGTAAAAAAATACAAAATTATTATTTTTAGATAATTCCTCAATAACTCTAAGCATTACCGTAGTTTTTCCAGAAGATTTAGGGCCGTAAACAAAGAGTATAGAATTGGGCTCTAACTGACAGTAGGTTTTTAGATAATTTAACTCTCTTTCTCTGTTATAGAATTTCATAATTATTCACCTAATAAATTAAGCAAAATTAATTTTTCCATTATAAAGTATTATTGTCTTCAAATTTATTTTGTTGTTATTTCAACACCATTTTCAGTTATTAATATTGTATGCTCTGCCTGGCTAACCATTCCATTTTTTCTCTCTTTTAATACTGGATAGCCGTATATACATGAAGCCCTAATTAATGAGTTTAAAGCCAATCTCTCACTTTCACTTTTTAAAACCCATCTCTCAGCAAATGGTAAATATGTATAGTTTTTTGATATAACATCTAAAAGTTTTCTTGCTTGTGGTAATCTAATTGGTCTTTTAGCTAAGAATTTATATATATTTCCAGGATTTCCATCTTTAACCATTCCAAACCCATCTGTTGCAAATGGCTCTATAGCTACCAAATCTCCAACATCTATGTATTGGTTTGTTCTTTCATAAACGTTTGGGATACTAACTCCAGTATGCAACTCATATCTATACATCACATGCCCAGAGAGGTTAGATATCGGTTTATAACCATAACTTTCAATAACTTCTTGAATAATCCTTCCCATCTCTCCAATATTCATTGGTGGATTTGTCTCTTTAATAACTGTGTATAATGCATCTTCAGAAGCTTTTACCAAATCTTTGTATGAATTTGATAAATCTATTGTAATGGCAGTATCTGCAATATATCCATCCACATGAACTCCTAAATCTAATTTAACAACATCTTCCTCTTTAAATTCTAAGTTATCATTCAATTTTGGTGTGTAGTGAGCAGCTATTTCATTAATTGATATGTTGCATGGAAAAGCAGGCTCTCCTCCCAACTCTCTAATTCTATTTTCAACAAATTCAGCAACTTCTAACAGCTTAACTCCTGGCTTTATTAATTTTATCGCCTCCTCTCTAACCTTAGAAGCTATTTTTCCCGCCTCTATAATTTTTTCGTAGCCCTCAATCTCCATACTTTCATCTCTCAATTTTTTATTTTATCTCTTTATAACAATTGTTAAAATATCCTCATCCTCTAATTTATGGTCTAATCCAACTCTCTGCCCAGGATGTTTTGCAGATTTTCCCCAAACTTGAGCATATCTGAAATTTCTAACGAAATCTTTATGCAGTTTTTCACAAACATCTTTTACAGTAGCTCCTCTTCTCATAATTAGTGGTTCATCAAAATCTGGCTTTTTCCCTTGTGGTTTTAAATAAATCTTTATAAATCCTAACTTTTCATAGATTTTATCTTTCAATAAATCTAAGTTAATTCCTTTATTCCCAGAAACTAAAACATACTCTTTACCAAATTCCTCTAATTTTTGTTTTATATATTTTAGATATTCTTCATCAGCTAAATCTATCTTATTCACAACCACTAAAGATGGAATATAAACTCTATTTCCTGCCACAACATCAATAAATTGTTCTAATGTTATATCCTCCCTTATAACAACATCTGCGTTGTGTATTCTATATTCATTTAATATTGCTTCAATTGTATCTTCATCTATGTGGGTTAATGGAACGGTTGAGCTAACATCAATCCCTCCTCTATCTTTAACTTTAATTTTAACATCTGGTGGCCTTTGGTCTAACCTAATCCCAACATTGTAAAGCTCTTTTTCAATAACTGGAAGGTGTTCTAAGGTGTAAATATCTACAGTTAATAAAATCAAATCAGCACTTCTTACTGCAGATAAAACCTCAGTCCCTCTACCTTTACCAGAAGACGCCCCAACAATAATACCTGGTGCATCTAAAAGCTGAATCTTAGCCCCTTTATGTTCCAAAACTCCAGGAACGATGGTTAAGGTTGTGAAAGCATAAGCTCCAACTTCTGATTTAGCATTTGTTAATTTATTTAGCAAGGTGGATTTTCCAACAGATGGGAATCCAACAAAAGCTGCAGTAGCATCTCCGCTCTTCTTTACAGCATAACCTTTTCCTCCTCCACCTCCCCCTCTACTTTGAGCCTGCTCTCTCAATTTAGCTAATTTAGCCTTTAACCTACCAATGTGTTTCTGTGTAGCTTTGTTATATGGTGTCTTTTTTAATTCCTCTTCTATCCTTCTAATTTCTTCTTCAATTCCCATAGCATCACCAATAATATTAAAATTTATGAATTTGTAAAAATAAAACTTCTATAATGATTAACAAAATAGGCATTTATAATTTTACCATGCATTTTCTTATAAATTGCGTTTGATATTTTAAAAAGTTCAAAAAGAAAAAAAGAATTTATTATAGTTATAATTCATCAACTACTATAGAGCGACTACGCTCCCTCTATTGGTATACCCCATTTTTAAAGTAGAGTTTGGACATTAATTGGGGCTGAAAGCCCCAACTTAATGGACGTGGGGTATACCAATAGGGGCTTTGCCCCTATGGTTATAATTCATCAACTAACTTGATAATTTCCTTAACTCTGTCATCAACTATGTAGTAGAAGTTCCATGTTCCTTCTTTTCTTGCTTTAACAATTCCTGCTTTCTTTAAAATGTTTAAGTGGTGAGAGATTGTTGGTTGTGGCTTTTTTAATTCATCTATTATCTTACAAACACACATACTTCCATTCTCAGCTAATAACTTTAAAATCATCAATCTTGTTGGGTCTCCAAATGCTTTAAATATCTCTGCTGCTTTTTCGTACTTCTCCATGCTATCCCTCACATACTTATTGTATATTTTTATTTATTTGTTAAAAAGTTTATAAATATAGTTGAGTTTATATTCTTTCATGTTGATGTTTAAATTGTAGCCAACTTTACTATAATACATTACTCGTATTTAAATATTTTGGTTTTGTCTATTTTATCTTAGAAACGTCAATCACAACCTTAATAGTCTTTGGATTATCAACACCTTTTAATGACTCAACCATTGCTTTAATTGTGTTACCAACAATCTTGGAGACAAAAGGAACAGCAGGGATTATTTTACCATCAACAATTATTTTTATACCTTTCGCTAATACACAATCATCCCACTTAGCCTCTCCCTTAACAACTGCCTTAACAAATGTTTTACAGTTATATCCGCAGTGCTTACAGTTTAAGTTCATTGTTGGAACTGTTGCTTTTTCATAAATAATTTTTAATACTTCATCAATGTTGTAGTTGTAATCTTCAATTACCATTGCTGTGTGGTCATCAATCAAATCACTTCCATCTTTATTTTTAAGCATAACTATCTTAGGAATATTTAATCTCTTTAAGGCTTCTTTAAAACCTTCTATTATAACAAAATCTATATCATAATCGGATAACTCTGCTAAAATATTTTCTAAATCCATTCTATCTGTAAAGAATACTGTTTTGCTATCAGTTGCTAAGACAGTTACTTTAGCTCCTGCATTTGATAATCTGTAAGTATCGGTTCCTTCTCTATCTACTTCTACATCTTCTCCTGCATGTTTAATAACAGCTATTTTTTTATCAGAATGCTTTAAGATTTCTTCAATTAGTGTTGTTTTACCAGAATCTTTATAGCCTATAACGCCTATAACTCTCATATTACCACCATTCACATAAAAACTGTAGGTTTAACATATTTAAATTTTATGCTAAATAATTTATGTAGATAATTAATTATCTTATAGCATCTAAAAAATGAGGTGGGGAAATGCAGTTTGTTCATATCGCTGATAATCACTTAGGTTATAGGCAGTATAATTTAGATGAGAGGGAGGAAGATATTTACAAATCATTCATATCCTGCATAAAAAAGATTTTAGAGATAAAGCCAGACGTTGTTTTGCATAGCGGGGATTTATTTAACGATTTAAGACCTCCAGTAAAGGCTTTAAGGATAGCCATGCAGGCATTTAAAAAATTGCATGAAAAAAATATAAAAGTTTATATTATTGGAGGAAACCATGAAATGCCTAAAAGGTTAGGAAGAGAATCGCCATTAGCTTTACTAAAAGATTATGTTAAAATTTTAGATGGAACGGATGTTATAAATATAAATGGGGAAGAGATATTTATCTGCGGAACTTATTATCACAGAAAGAGTAAAAGAGAAGAATTGGTAGAGAAATTAAAAAAATTTGAAGTTGAATCCAATAATTATAAAAAGAAAATACTTATGCTTCATCAAGGGATAAATCCATACATTCCATTTGACTATGAATTAGAGCATTTTGATTTACCAAAATTTTCTTACTATGCACTTGGACATATACATAATAGAGTTTTAGAGAGATTTAATGATGGAATTTTAGCTTACAGTGGTTCAACAGAAATTATTTACAGAAATGAGTATGAAGATTACAAGAAAGATGGAAAAGGATTTTATTTAGTTGATTTTAGCGGAGGAGATTTGGATATTAATGATATTGAAAAAATTAATGTTGAGTGTAGAGAATTTGTGGAAGTGAATATTAAAGACCAAAAAACTCTCAGTGAAGCAATAAATAAAATCAGCAAATGCAAAAATAAGCCAGTTGTTTTTGGGAAAGTTAAGAGAGAATTTAAACCATGGTTTGACTCTTTAAAAGAAAAAATTTTAGTTAATAAGGTTGTTGTGGTTGATGATGAACTTGTTGACATTCCAGAAGTTGATATTGAGTCAATAAACATTAAAGAGCTTTTAGTGGATTATGCTAAGAAACAGAACCTTGATGGGGATTTGGTTTTAAACCTTTATAATTCTCTCACTAATGATGAAAATTGGAAAGAATTGTTAGATAATTATTATAAAACCAAATTTTAGGGGATAGCTATGATACTAAATAGCATAAAGATGAACAACTTTAAAAGCCATGTTAATACAAAAATCAACTTTAATGATGGAATTGTCGCCATTATTGGAGAAAATGGTAGTGGAAAGTCATCAATATTTGAGGCAGTGTTTTTTGCCTTATTTGGGGCTGATGCTTTGAAAAAGATGGGTTTAACTTACGATGCAATTATAACCAAAGGTAAAAAGGCTATGTCTGTTGAGCTTGAATTTGAAGTGAATGGCAATAAATATAAGGTTATTAGGGAATATGATGGGAGAAGTTCAGCAAAACTATATAAAAACAGTGAATTGTATGTAAAAACAGTTAATGAAGTTAATAAAGCAATTTCTGAAATTTTAGGAGTAGATAAAGATATGTTTTTAAATTCCATATATATTAAGCAGGGAGAGATAGCAAATCTTTTAAATTTGTCACCATCTGAAAGAAAAGAAGTTATTGGAAAGCTTTTAGGAATAGAAGAATTTGAAAAGTGCTATCAAAAAATGAGAGAGGTTATTAGTGAGTATGAAAAACAGTTAAGAGAAATTGAAGGAAATTTAAATCAGAAAAAAAGTTATGAGAAAGAACTAAATGATAAAGAAAATGAATTATCTAAAAAAGAAAAAGAACTTGAACTAATTAAAAATAAGATAAATAAAATTAAGGAAGAATTTGAAATCGCTAAAAAGAATTTTGAAGAATGGAAAAACAAAAAATCTTTATATGAAAAATTGATAAATAAACTTGAAGAGAGAAATAAAGCTTTAGAACTTGCCAATAACGAACTTGAAAACTTAAAA is from Methanocaldococcus bathoardescens and encodes:
- a CDS encoding GMP synthase subunit A, giving the protein MIIILDNGGQYVHRIHRSLKYIGVASKIVPNTTPLEEIESNEDVKGIILSGGPDIEKAKSCIDVALNAKLPILGICLGHQLIALAYGGEVGRAEAEEYALTKVYVDKENDLFKNVPKEFNAWASHKDEVKKVPEGFEILAHSDICKVEAMKHKTKPIYGVQFHPEVAHTEYGSEILKNFCKVCGYKFEE
- a CDS encoding OBG GTPase family GTP-binding protein; translated protein: MGIEEEIRRIEEELKKTPYNKATQKHIGRLKAKLAKLREQAQSRGGGGGGKGYAVKKSGDATAAFVGFPSVGKSTLLNKLTNAKSEVGAYAFTTLTIVPGVLEHKGAKIQLLDAPGIIVGASSGKGRGTEVLSAVRSADLILLTVDIYTLEHLPVIEKELYNVGIRLDQRPPDVKIKVKDRGGIDVSSTVPLTHIDEDTIEAILNEYRIHNADVVIREDITLEQFIDVVAGNRVYIPSLVVVNKIDLADEEYLKYIKQKLEEFGKEYVLVSGNKGINLDLLKDKIYEKLGFIKIYLKPQGKKPDFDEPLIMRRGATVKDVCEKLHKDFVRNFRYAQVWGKSAKHPGQRVGLDHKLEDEDILTIVIKR
- a CDS encoding LemA family protein, giving the protein MSLLLIVVGLIIALVVLGIVIYVISIYNRFQTLKNGAEATLGQIRVALKKRLDMINQLVEAVKSYASFEKETLTKITELRSSVLKANTTEEIQSIERESRNILGNILVVVENYPELKTSETVKELMNAIKEIEDEIARHRYTYNNIIQEFNTKVDLFPSNIVANLFGFRKMDYLQFEEEIYERPEISF
- the cobM gene encoding precorrin-4 C(11)-methyltransferase, yielding MEKKVTIVGAGPGDPELITIKGKKAIEEADVIIYAGSLVNEKLLEYNKKNAEIYNSANMDLEEIVNVMVKAVNQGKKVVRLHTGDPSIYGAIKEQIDELAKHGIDVEIIPGVSSLFAATASLKVELTLPEVSQTVIITRPEGRTPMPEKEKLRDLAKHQSTMAIFLGVSMIDKVVKELIEGGYKEETPVAVVYHASWDDEKIVRGTLKDIAEKVKKEGIKKTALIIVGEVLNPKHYAYSKLYDKKFEHGYRKKQRK
- the mobB gene encoding molybdopterin-guanine dinucleotide biosynthesis protein B — translated: MRVIGVIGYKDSGKTTLIEEILKHSDKKIAVIKHAGEDVEVDREGTDTYRLSNAGAKVTVLATDSKTVFFTDRMDLENILAELSDYDIDFVIIEGFKEALKRLNIPKIVMLKNKDGSDLIDDHTAMVIEDYNYNIDEVLKIIYEKATVPTMNLNCKHCGYNCKTFVKAVVKGEAKWDDCVLAKGIKIIVDGKIIPAVPFVSKIVGNTIKAMVESLKGVDNPKTIKVVIDVSKIK
- a CDS encoding ArsR/SmtB family transcription factor, which encodes MEKYEKAAEIFKAFGDPTRLMILKLLAENGSMCVCKIIDELKKPQPTISHHLNILKKAGIVKARKEGTWNFYYIVDDRVKEIIKLVDEL
- a CDS encoding DUF2304 domain-containing protein; the protein is MELIQIVGVIFALFALSRVLLQLKKRNISINEGLFWIFVWSLVIIFLIFPEFFGYVAEFLGVGRGVDALIYISIVILFYLIYRLYAKIDNLERQITYIVREIAIRDRHEPKKRD
- a CDS encoding ATP-binding protein, encoding MKFYNRERELNYLKTYCQLEPNSILFVYGPKSSGKTTVMLRVIEELSKNNNFVFFYYDLREYATPTKEEFLEIFFEKGDKKYLLNKLEIDLKIFKFGIEENFDFKNLSLNDVFNKIKESIKEVIKDRKKPILIIDELQKLKNIYFNGGKSLLNELFNLFVHLTKVRHLCHVICLTSDTLFIEEIYRNSALKNTSEYYLIDWLNKEDIKKILKEEEFSEEEIDYALNYLSLPYEISQLINNKKLGLSIEKTIKQWINIEKDALIYLLKSNKEKKENLLKVLSKFKEKIEVDINNIEDEIFEDVKFLIKNEVLFYDVINGIIKPTSIIEWYAIKEALK
- the map gene encoding type II methionyl aminopeptidase yields the protein MEIEGYEKIIEAGKIASKVREEAIKLIKPGVKLLEVAEFVENRIRELGGEPAFPCNISINEIAAHYTPKLNDNLEFKEEDVVKLDLGVHVDGYIADTAITIDLSNSYKDLVKASEDALYTVIKETNPPMNIGEMGRIIQEVIESYGYKPISNLSGHVMYRYELHTGVSIPNVYERTNQYIDVGDLVAIEPFATDGFGMVKDGNPGNIYKFLAKRPIRLPQARKLLDVISKNYTYLPFAERWVLKSESERLALNSLIRASCIYGYPVLKERKNGMVSQAEHTILITENGVEITTK
- a CDS encoding DUF2207 family protein produces the protein MKEEKKMIIFCSVIFVVGVLGIFLVNSSNGIGYADIGVKNYEANLYIDKNLTLEEKYTYEILIDGRYRMLYRDWKVPLTYNNNLEIPYIKVSNLSASSKNMVGYVVDYKGNVLVFSNNSLIKKKIKELVVEYNVINEVGFYNPYRYNTGVYTTNYRFCIYPPIETDGKVSHINLKLADEHLPYKNVKINIIDKNNSILNLFVYPSTFKVYKTSFGYTIEGNSPKDEMIEIEMLLKPNSVNGFLNYINGVEEKALSAYDKYILINNIIKFTKYALIAIILLFPLIAYIVYLKYGKEKFYVVPEYLSYVPNKNRKPWVVNLIFNGEVGNFDKNGFYATLLDLHNRGHIKIIRDDGSVKIKILKNDENLNDLDLYEKAVMDFLIRYAKNDEFNPKDLERIVSYRADKYKIKRLWNEINRVMKNPPFSSTLTKKFLETKGKDILWISLAISIILVLILFGISMSYSKYYPTLKDIPYLSFILVIQNIILILTPKSLFGRWKNDYYKEKLEWEAFKNFLSDLAMIKKYSPEDISIWKEWLVYGTALGVGEKVVEAMKSLNINIPEADIAPAVYIAYGSMYSSINNAYSSTVASSSISSGGGFGIGGGFGGGGGGAR
- a CDS encoding DNA repair exonuclease, with translation MQFVHIADNHLGYRQYNLDEREEDIYKSFISCIKKILEIKPDVVLHSGDLFNDLRPPVKALRIAMQAFKKLHEKNIKVYIIGGNHEMPKRLGRESPLALLKDYVKILDGTDVININGEEIFICGTYYHRKSKREELVEKLKKFEVESNNYKKKILMLHQGINPYIPFDYELEHFDLPKFSYYALGHIHNRVLERFNDGILAYSGSTEIIYRNEYEDYKKDGKGFYLVDFSGGDLDINDIEKINVECREFVEVNIKDQKTLSEAINKISKCKNKPVVFGKVKREFKPWFDSLKEKILVNKVVVVDDELVDIPEVDIESINIKELLVDYAKKQNLDGDLVLNLYNSLTNDENWKELLDNYYKTKF